From a region of the Coprococcus comes ATCC 27758 genome:
- a CDS encoding ABC transporter ATP-binding protein/permease has translation MLQIQHICKEYRTGTLVQKALDDVSLNFRDNEFVAILGPSGSGKTTFLNIIGGLDRYDSGDLIINGISTKKYKDRDWDSYRNHTIGFVFQSYNLIPHQTVLANVELALTISGIGKEERKKRAIEALKKVGLGEQLHKKPSQMSGGQMQRVAIARALVNDPDILLADEPTGALDTATSVQVMELLKEVAKDRLVVMVTHNPELAEEYATRIVTLKDGKIRSDTDEFYVNEAVMKEPEHKNMGKASMSFLTALSLSFNNLKTKKARTLLTSFAGSIGIIGIALILALSNGVNAYIKSIEEETLSEYPLQIQSTGFDMTSMMVGNMDSGSGSSDKKETKKDGEVKVMQMMTNMFSTMDSNDLKSLKKYLDSGKSGIEDYTSAVEYYYSISPQIFRQNKDGSVRQVNPDKSFESLGIGSGASTSSLMSSMMSTNVFFEMPKTESLYENQYDVKAGRWPQNYNECVLVLTSDGGISDFLLYTLGLRDQLELDEMIQEFINEEDVNTPADIGNYTYEDILDKTFKLVNVSECYEYDSQYKIWKDKSDNKEYIKKLVDQGEDLKIVGIVQASEDANASALTPGIGYPQSLAEHVAKEATKSEIVKDQLENPSKNVFTGEQFGTTEEKNGLDANSLFTVDEDALQKAFVLDDSGFSGDMLSADFLNLENAFRMGGDSLDLSGMINLDQISLDVSGMPQMNLGDMIGSLDLTVKPGGMQKLSESVMEGYQEYVKFHPEADYSNLARDFMDYLMTDEAQKILKDNLQEIIESTGGFKITIDQMQELVQRVMEGYQKYAAGKGYTDPDKFGEYLAEYLQTEEAKEIMNAWQQEIFGDTVINITSDQLKKLTKELASSYPAYAAANGKADPTKMGDYFLNYLATADGKQRLMNGLSEVIDMDQLESQLSATMGSYMAKAMGTYTGAISDMLETQITSAMNQIVTQITGEIGNAMQAAMGNVGAQLQNMLGSSMKIDTDAFAKAFQMNMTEDDLKELMTSMTMSATASYDNNLQKLGYVDFANPSQISIYPMDFESKEKVVKILDSYNSRMEKEGKEEQIITYTDIVGTLMSSVTNIVDIISYVLIAFVAISLVVSSIMIGVITYISVLERKKEIGILRAIGASKRNVSQVFNAETVIIGLCAGLIGIGLSLLLLIPGNMIIHAVADNNKINAFLPVLPAIVLILLSIGLTLLGGIIPSRKAAKSDPVTALRTE, from the coding sequence ATGCTTCAAATTCAACATATCTGCAAAGAATACCGTACAGGTACGCTGGTACAGAAGGCACTGGATGATGTAAGCCTGAATTTCAGGGACAATGAATTTGTTGCGATCCTGGGACCGAGTGGTTCGGGAAAGACGACGTTTCTTAACATCATCGGTGGACTGGATCGGTACGATAGTGGTGATCTGATCATCAACGGGATTTCTACGAAAAAATATAAAGACAGAGACTGGGATTCCTATCGGAATCATACAATTGGTTTTGTATTTCAGAGTTATAATCTGATTCCACATCAGACGGTGCTTGCCAATGTGGAGCTGGCACTGACTATTTCTGGGATCGGGAAGGAAGAACGGAAAAAGAGAGCGATTGAGGCTCTGAAAAAAGTTGGTCTTGGGGAGCAGTTGCATAAAAAACCGAGCCAGATGTCAGGCGGACAGATGCAGAGGGTGGCAATCGCCCGTGCGCTGGTCAATGATCCGGATATCCTGCTTGCTGATGAACCGACAGGAGCGCTGGATACGGCGACCAGTGTGCAGGTTATGGAACTTTTAAAAGAAGTGGCAAAAGACCGGCTTGTTGTAATGGTTACACATAACCCAGAGCTTGCTGAAGAATATGCGACCCGTATCGTAACGCTCAAGGACGGAAAGATCCGTTCGGATACGGACGAATTTTATGTCAATGAAGCGGTCATGAAGGAGCCGGAGCATAAGAATATGGGGAAAGCTTCCATGTCATTTCTGACGGCTCTTTCCCTGAGCTTTAATAACTTAAAGACGAAGAAAGCAAGGACTCTTCTGACATCTTTTGCCGGTTCTATTGGAATTATCGGGATTGCACTGATACTGGCACTTTCCAACGGAGTCAATGCCTACATCAAGTCAATTGAAGAAGAGACTCTTTCCGAGTATCCGCTTCAGATCCAGAGTACCGGATTTGATATGACATCGATGATGGTAGGCAATATGGACAGTGGTTCGGGCAGTTCGGATAAGAAGGAGACAAAAAAAGACGGGGAAGTCAAGGTTATGCAGATGATGACCAATATGTTTTCCACGATGGATTCCAACGATCTGAAATCCTTAAAAAAATATCTGGACAGCGGTAAAAGCGGAATCGAAGATTATACCAGTGCAGTGGAGTATTACTATAGCATTTCACCGCAGATTTTTCGGCAGAATAAAGACGGTTCTGTCCGTCAGGTGAATCCGGATAAATCCTTTGAGTCACTGGGGATCGGTTCCGGTGCAAGCACCAGCAGCCTGATGTCATCAATGATGAGCACCAATGTGTTTTTTGAGATGCCGAAGACAGAAAGTCTTTATGAAAACCAGTATGATGTGAAGGCAGGACGCTGGCCGCAGAATTATAATGAATGTGTGCTGGTGCTGACTTCGGATGGTGGAATCAGTGATTTTCTTCTCTATACCCTGGGGCTTCGGGATCAGTTGGAACTGGATGAGATGATCCAGGAGTTTATCAATGAAGAAGATGTCAATACACCGGCAGATATTGGAAATTACACATACGAGGATATTTTAGACAAGACGTTCAAATTGGTCAATGTATCTGAATGCTATGAATATGACAGCCAGTATAAGATCTGGAAGGATAAATCCGATAATAAGGAATATATAAAGAAACTGGTGGACCAGGGCGAAGATTTGAAAATCGTCGGAATCGTGCAGGCATCAGAGGATGCAAATGCCTCTGCTCTGACACCGGGGATCGGTTATCCACAGAGTCTTGCCGAGCATGTTGCGAAAGAGGCTACGAAAAGCGAGATTGTAAAAGATCAGCTGGAGAATCCATCCAAGAATGTATTTACCGGAGAACAGTTCGGAACCACAGAAGAGAAGAACGGACTGGATGCGAACAGTCTGTTTACGGTAGATGAGGATGCACTTCAGAAAGCATTTGTTTTAGACGACAGTGGATTTTCCGGTGATATGTTGTCAGCAGATTTCCTGAATCTGGAAAATGCATTCCGGATGGGTGGGGATTCTCTGGATCTGTCCGGGATGATAAATCTGGATCAGATCAGTCTTGACGTGTCCGGTATGCCACAGATGAATCTTGGCGATATGATCGGAAGCCTGGATCTTACCGTAAAACCGGGTGGAATGCAGAAGTTGTCTGAGAGTGTTATGGAAGGTTATCAGGAGTATGTGAAATTCCATCCGGAAGCAGATTATTCAAATCTGGCGAGAGATTTTATGGATTACCTGATGACGGATGAAGCGCAGAAGATCCTGAAAGATAATCTGCAGGAGATCATTGAGAGCACCGGTGGGTTTAAGATTACAATTGATCAGATGCAGGAGCTTGTACAGCGTGTGATGGAAGGATATCAAAAGTATGCTGCGGGAAAAGGATATACAGATCCGGATAAATTTGGAGAATACTTGGCGGAGTATTTACAGACCGAGGAAGCAAAAGAGATTATGAATGCCTGGCAGCAGGAGATTTTTGGAGATACGGTGATAAATATTACTTCTGACCAGCTGAAAAAACTGACAAAAGAACTGGCGAGTAGTTATCCGGCATATGCTGCGGCGAATGGAAAAGCAGATCCGACCAAAATGGGAGATTATTTTCTGAACTACCTTGCTACAGCAGATGGAAAACAGCGTCTGATGAACGGGCTTTCCGAGGTGATCGATATGGATCAGCTGGAGAGCCAGTTAAGTGCGACAATGGGAAGTTACATGGCAAAGGCAATGGGAACTTATACCGGAGCAATTTCGGATATGCTTGAGACTCAGATCACTTCGGCAATGAATCAGATCGTCACTCAGATCACAGGAGAAATCGGGAACGCCATGCAGGCTGCCATGGGAAATGTGGGAGCCCAGCTGCAGAACATGCTTGGAAGTTCGATGAAGATTGATACCGATGCATTTGCAAAGGCATTTCAGATGAATATGACAGAAGATGATTTGAAAGAGCTGATGACATCCATGACAATGAGCGCGACTGCTTCCTATGACAATAATCTGCAGAAGCTTGGATACGTGGATTTTGCGAACCCGAGTCAGATTTCCATATATCCGATGGATTTTGAGAGCAAGGAAAAAGTGGTGAAAATCCTGGATTCTTATAATAGCCGGATGGAAAAAGAAGGAAAAGAGGAACAGATCATCACTTATACCGATATAGTCGGAACACTGATGTCTTCCGTGACAAATATCGTGGATATCATCAGCTATGTGCTGATTGCGTTTGTGGCGATTTCCCTTGTAGTATCTTCAATTATGATCGGGGTTATCACCTACATCAGTGTACTGGAACGGAAGAAGGAGATTGGAATCCTGCGCGCGATCGGGGCATCTAAGAGAAATGTATCGCAGGTATTTAATGCAGAAACCGTTATCATTGGTCTGTGTGCCGGACTGATCGGAATCGGACTGTCACTGCTGCTTCTGATCCCTGGAAATATGATCATTCATGCGGTGGCAGATAATAACAAAATCAATGCATTTTTACCAGTGCTTCCGGCAATTGTGCTGATTCTTTTGAGTATCGGGCTTACCCTGCTCGGTGGAATCATTCCGTCAAGGAAAGCAGCAAAGAGCGATCCGGTGACAGCGCTTAGGACAGAATAA
- a CDS encoding aspartate ammonia-lyase — MENGKENKTGYRVEQDSIGAKDIPGDVYYGVQSLRAAENFRITGLNMHPEIINSLAYIKKASAITNCESGILEKKKAKAIVQACDEILTGKLHEYFIVDPIQGGAGTSLNMNANEVIANRAIEILGGKKGDYSAVNPNDDVNCGQSTNDVIPTAGKMTSLRLLQNLKKELLRLHGALCKKAEEFDHVIKMGRTQMQDAVPIRLGQEFQAYSDAIMRDIHRMDNAMDEMRTVNMGGTAVGTGINADEAYVSRIVPNLSKISDIQFVQAFDLIDATQNLDPFVAVSGAVKACAVTLSKIANDLRLMSSGPRAGFGEINLPAKQNGSSIMPGKVNPVIPEVVNQVAFNIIGNDVTITMAAEGGQLELNAFEPIVFYCLFQSIDTLAYAVQTFIDNCVTGITANEERCRQLVENSIGVITAICPHVGYEKAAEIAKKAMKTGESIRNLILREGLLSEKEMETVLNPVNMTEPGISGKELLRK, encoded by the coding sequence ATGGAAAATGGAAAAGAAAACAAGACAGGTTATCGTGTAGAACAGGATTCAATAGGGGCAAAAGATATTCCGGGAGATGTATATTACGGGGTACAGTCATTGCGTGCTGCGGAGAATTTCCGTATTACCGGGCTGAATATGCATCCGGAGATCATCAACAGTCTTGCGTACATAAAGAAAGCATCTGCGATCACCAACTGCGAGAGTGGGATTCTGGAAAAGAAAAAGGCAAAAGCAATCGTACAGGCATGTGATGAAATCCTTACAGGAAAATTGCATGAGTACTTTATCGTAGATCCGATCCAGGGAGGTGCGGGTACTTCTCTAAATATGAATGCAAACGAAGTCATTGCCAACCGTGCGATTGAGATTCTTGGCGGGAAAAAGGGAGATTATTCAGCAGTAAATCCGAATGATGATGTAAACTGCGGACAGTCCACAAATGATGTTATTCCGACAGCTGGCAAGATGACTTCACTCAGACTTCTTCAGAATCTGAAAAAAGAACTGCTCAGACTTCATGGAGCGCTCTGCAAAAAGGCAGAGGAATTTGACCATGTGATCAAAATGGGACGCACCCAAATGCAGGATGCAGTTCCAATCCGTTTGGGTCAGGAATTTCAGGCATATTCCGATGCCATCATGCGTGATATCCACCGTATGGATAATGCGATGGACGAGATGCGTACCGTCAACATGGGTGGAACGGCAGTCGGAACCGGAATCAATGCAGATGAAGCCTATGTAAGCCGCATTGTTCCGAATCTTTCAAAAATATCTGATATTCAGTTTGTCCAGGCTTTTGATCTGATCGATGCAACCCAGAACCTGGATCCGTTTGTGGCAGTATCTGGTGCAGTGAAAGCGTGTGCAGTCACACTTTCCAAGATTGCAAATGACCTGCGTCTGATGTCATCCGGACCAAGAGCCGGATTTGGTGAGATTAACCTTCCGGCAAAGCAGAATGGTTCTTCGATCATGCCGGGAAAAGTGAATCCGGTCATCCCGGAAGTAGTGAACCAGGTCGCATTTAACATCATTGGAAATGATGTGACGATCACGATGGCAGCAGAGGGTGGACAGCTGGAACTGAATGCGTTTGAACCGATCGTATTCTACTGTCTGTTCCAGTCGATTGATACACTTGCATATGCAGTGCAGACTTTTATTGACAACTGTGTGACAGGAATCACAGCCAATGAAGAGAGATGTCGTCAGCTGGTAGAGAACAGCATCGGCGTAATTACTGCAATCTGTCCGCATGTAGGCTATGAGAAAGCAGCGGAGATTGCGAAAAAAGCAATGAAGACCGGGGAATCCATCCGTAATCTGATTCTCAGAGAAGGTCTTTTAAGTGAAAAAGAGATGGAAACCGTTCTGAATCCGGTCAATATGACAGAGCCAGGTATTTCGGGAAAAGAACTTCTCAGAAAATAA
- a CDS encoding LysR family transcriptional regulator has translation MFQGMEYVYEVYLEKSFSKAAEKLFISQPSLSANVKRVEHHIGYPIFDRSTKPLSLTECGVQYIKAVEKIKSIQNEFEGFANDWGDLKKGTLTLGGSNLFSSWILPPLIADFARRYPLIQISLIEETTANLARMLRHGQLDLMLDSSVLDATIYGCRKFQEEHLILAVPGAFPINNTLRSYQLPVEDILSKKFLEESCPPVPLTRFKSEPFIMLKPENDTGKRARMICRNNLFEPNIILEMDQQMTSYNITCSGMGISFIGDIMLSKVPLTSDVVYYKLPAGESSRDIRFYWKNGRYQTRAMEEFLKMACQ, from the coding sequence ATGTTTCAGGGAATGGAATATGTCTATGAAGTTTATCTGGAAAAAAGCTTTTCCAAGGCGGCTGAGAAGTTATTTATCTCACAGCCTTCACTCAGTGCCAACGTAAAGCGTGTCGAGCATCACATCGGATATCCGATCTTTGACCGGAGTACCAAACCACTTTCCCTTACCGAATGTGGGGTACAGTATATCAAAGCGGTAGAAAAAATAAAAAGTATCCAGAATGAATTTGAAGGATTTGCAAACGACTGGGGCGACCTAAAAAAAGGAACACTCACCCTCGGAGGAAGCAACTTGTTTTCCTCCTGGATCCTGCCTCCGCTGATCGCGGATTTTGCCCGCAGATATCCTCTAATCCAGATCAGCCTGATTGAAGAAACCACTGCCAATCTTGCCCGTATGCTGCGACACGGGCAGCTGGATCTGATGCTGGACAGCAGTGTTCTGGATGCCACCATCTACGGCTGCCGTAAATTTCAGGAAGAGCACCTGATCCTTGCTGTTCCGGGAGCATTCCCGATCAATAATACGCTGCGCTCCTATCAGCTTCCTGTAGAAGATATCCTGAGCAAAAAATTTCTGGAAGAATCCTGTCCTCCCGTTCCTCTGACACGCTTTAAAAGTGAGCCTTTTATTATGCTGAAACCGGAAAACGACACTGGAAAACGTGCCCGTATGATCTGCCGGAACAATCTCTTTGAACCAAATATCATCCTGGAAATGGATCAGCAGATGACTTCTTACAACATCACCTGCTCCGGCATGGGGATCTCTTTTATCGGAGATATCATGCTCTCAAAAGTACCTCTTACCTCTGATGTGGTGTACTATAAGCTTCCTGCAGGCGAAAGCAGCCGTGACATCCGGTTCTACTGGAAAAATGGTCGCTACCAGACAAGGGCAATGGAAGAATTTTTAAAAATGGCGTGCCAGTAA